The nucleotide sequence cttctctactctataggggccttcccatcttgagCGCAACTTGCttggcatgagcctcagccttgagttgtaaaggagaactagctcccctgtcatgcacaaccttcaccttttccttgtacagtctggagttgtcatatgctttgagtcgaagggtctctagttctgctatttgcagcttcctttcagcactagCTGATGAgccgaattcacaccccattataAAATTTGTGAATCCATTCTTTTGGCAAAcgcaccaaaattatcatcaagtaataacccacagtggagtgggatctatccatagagattggtagatttgagcaatttttaATCAATtagtgaattagtcaagctaggtagaatagattgtgattgcagaattgtaacagtgcagaattataaatgactcaaaagtaaatgaaagcagtaaatggcAGAATTGGAAATTGTAGGAACGTAaagagcagaaacttaaatgacttaaTAATAAATGGGAATGAGGAATTGAAGAATGTAAAGAAAActataaagaaagtggaagataagaatGAGGGAATTCATttagatcaggagatgttgtctctttggattaaattcagctcatatcctcttcaatcatgtaactcattaacctcttggcaatcatgattgactgagccccaatcccttggtgactcaatctcttagatcttgatcaatagccaattccttggtctaattgctcatgaagagagatatgcttggtccctgattataccacacatcatcataggtccaagtagagggaggattttatgtcaccatatccaaacactaaaacctaaatcctactcaagtgtgagaaggaatttctagcatgatttcatgtttccttttccaaggttcccatgaaacccattttgcattcaaccccttttccaaggtgattgaacactagcatgaagaacgaaattccttctagcgaatcaaagagaagatgaagagaagaagaaattcactatcattaatccatcaagtacaatagagctccctctctcaataagagggaatttagctactcatagctcaagaaaaagtaaaagatggaaaaagtgaatctaactatccttcaactaatagctcaactgcttaaccccttcttcagtacttccaaggggtatatatactactcgtaacaatagaaaataaagaaaaatacaaaagtgaaagtaaaattacatttttggagggaaaagaaactcataAAATGGgatctcccagctggcgtgtgattggcgcttcagtggcgtgccacgccctgccCTGATTCTGCCTTGCCGTGCTACGCCCAATCCTCAAGTGGCACGATTCCCTTAACTGACCacgctggcgtgccatgccttcgagcccaagtggcacgcccagggttctTTTAAACCTTgggtagcctggcgtgccacgccttcgagcccaagtagCACGCCGAGGCCTTTTTAAAGCCTTGGTTAGCCTGGCGTGTAAgtaccctgattttcgagtacgcgagatcttttctaaaggcacggatttctccagaagatcagtaaagggaacacttcttctatatcaacaagtatctcaatcctcagtgtcattatgtcatccttaagctagaacctcttctgaggcaagctcgataacgcaatcatgAAGAACCTCATTTTTGAACCGTACcagttaggagttttaattctgattctcgtaagtagtctcagtttgatgaaccggactggattcatgagagaagagagataatagtataatattatcattatattagtattagaagatgcttgaataatattatatggTTAGCTggtttgttttagttaaaaacaggaaatcggtttaaccggattCACAGTTTATTGGTGCAtcttagcaccaacactctctgatgaatttagcaatgctaaggcctcataatacatgttctattctcatattaaatatgttactagtgtcatttatgctagtagctcagaaaataatttctaGAGAtctttttacaagtgttccgatacacctagttttggtagttatacacttgagatattttaatattattttaatcgaCCTCCTACCCAACCAATCAAAAATTAGCTCATCCGGAGTTGAGAAAATCTAGTGAAACCTCATCCGGAGTtgaaaaaatcttatttttatgtttgttgCAAGGACATCTAAGTACACCGCCTTCAAGTACAAATTGAGGTTGTTTTGTAACTATATCAATAAATTGTCGAACACCATTGATAAATTCCTGTCGTAATCCTCCTCGGTTTGGCAAATTTCTATTGTACATCCACTTTCGATGATCTGAAATTTCCATATCTACATATAAAGCATATTAAaattttcataatcaataattttttttatataaattaacaaTGATGTTGCCAAGCGTTTAAATAAAGTGGCCGACACTAAACAATTTTTGGGAGTTTCATAAGCATATAAAAATATATGTGCTTGTAATTATACAGGATTACATTATTTTTtggattattttttaatattattatatattttaaggGATTTAGTAAACAAATATCTGAAAATTATTGTtagaaaacacaaaataaaagaaattaagattatatattatatacacaCAAAAATTTGACTTTTGATTTCTTATAGTATAAATATTTAAcagataaattatttttttgtattatctTAAAAAAGAGATCAATAAAAACAGTTTAAAAATAACGAAAAGATGGAAAAAGTGAATCTAACTATCCTTCAACTAATAGCTCAACTGCTtaaccccttcttcagtacttccaaggggtatatatactactcgtaacaatagaaaataaagaaaaatacaaaagtgaaagtaaaattacatttttggagggaaaagaaactcataAAATGGgatctcccagctggcgtgtgattggcgcttcagtggcgtgccacgccctgccCTGATTCTGCCTTGCCGTGCTACGCCCAATCCTCAAGTGGCACGATTCCCTTAACTGACCacgctggcgtgccatgccttcgagcccaagtggcacgcccagggttctTTTAAACCTTgggtagcctggcgtgccacgccttcgagcccaagtagCACGCCGAGGCCTTTTTAAAGCCTTGGTTAGCCTGGCGTGTAAgtaccctgattttcgagtacgcgagatcttttctaaaggcacggatttctccagaagatcagtaaagggaacacttcttctatatcaacaagtatctcaatcctcagtgtcattatgtcatccttaagctagaacctcttctgaggcaagctcgataacgcaatcatgAAGAACCTCATTTTTGAACCGTACcagttaggagttttaattctgattctcgtaagtagtctcagtttgatgaaccggactggattcatgagagaagagagataatagtataatattatcattatattagtattagaagatgcttgaataatattatatggTTAGCTggtttgttttagttaaaaacaggaaatcggtttaaccggattCACAGTTTATTGGTGCAtcttagcaccaacactctctgatgaatttagcaatgctaaggcctcataatacatgttctattctcatattaaatatgttactagtgtcatttatgctagtagctcagaaaataatttctaGAGAtctttttacaagtgttccgatacacctagttttggtagttatacacttgagatattttaatattattttaatcgaCCTCCTACCCAACCAATCAAAAATTAGCTCATCCGGAGTTGAGAAAATCTAGTGAAACCTCATCCGGAGTtgaaaaaatcttatttttatgtttgttgCAAGGACATCTAAGTACACCGCCTTCAAGTACAAATTGAGGTTGTTTTGTAACTATATCAATAAATTGTCGAACACCATTGATAAATTCCTGTCGTAATCCTCCTCGGTTTGGCAAATTTCTATTGTACATCCACTTTCGATGATCTGAAATTTCCATATCTACATATAAAGCATATTAAaattttcataatcaataattttttttatataaattaacaaTGATGTTGCCAAGCGTTTAAATAAAGTGGCCGACACTAAACAATTTTTGGGAGTTTCATAAGCATATAAAAATATATGTGCTTGTAATTATACAGGATTACATTATTTTTtggattattttttaatattattatatattttaaggGATTTGGTAAACAAATATCTGAAAATTATTGTtagaaaacacaaaataaaagaaattaagattatatattatatacacaCAAAAATTTGACTTTTGATTTCTTATAGTATAAATATTTAAcagataaattatttttttgtattatctTAAAAAAGAGATCAATAAAAATAGTTTAAAAAATAacgtaaaaataatattttaaacaaaaaatatttaatatttaaatttttaaatacaaaaataaattatataaatatttaacagataaatatgaaatatatgcctaaaataaataaaacatataaATAGAAGTACTCTTGAGAAAtagaaaattatttttgtctgttttatttattttagtcatgtatttcatttttatctcttaaatatttatacaatttatttttgtatttaaaaattttaatattaaatattttatttaaaatatttttttacgtTATTTTTTNNNNNNNNNNNNNNNNNNNNNNNNNNNNNNNNNNNNNNNNNNNNNNNNNNNNNNNNNNNNNNNNNNNNNNNNNNNNNNNNNNNNNNNNNNNNNNNNNNNNNNNNNNNNNNNNNNNNNNNNNNNNNNNNNNNNNNNNNNNNNNNNNNNNNNNNNNNNNNNNNNNNNNNNNNNNNNNNNNNNNNNNNNNNNNNNNNNNNNNNNNNNNNNNNNNNNNNNNNNNNNNNNNNNNNNNNNNTGTAAAAAAGTTGAATTCTAtcattttttttgtgactttttatttttttgagtgACTAGGAGTTTATCATTTTAAACTTGTGTTATTAATTTTAAccatttattgatttttttaaataatttatgtatgataaaagatatgtttatttgtttaaaatacaaattttattattatatttgtatgttcctgattttaattatatttttttaatactcTGAATagatttattatattatattatattatgtttTATATACGAGTATATGTTCTATCATGTAATTAAAtacagatattttttttattaaaaaaatttaataaccaaactaACAATTAATTATGTTGATAAGAAGTGATCCACAACAGAAAAAGGGATCGAATGAGAGGATAGGATATAGCGATAAGGTTAGCACTGGCTATATTGGGAAGGATGGCAAAGTTACGGAACACGAGAATTTAACGACGTCGTTAAGAGATGATGACGTCGACGTTGGCGCTTCTTTTCACGACGGCAATGATTAGAATGACGGAAGGTAGGCGATGAAGAAAGAATGGAAGAGTGAAAAAGTGCTTCAATTAACGGAAGTGGggctttgatattttaaaaaataatatcattacccatctcaaataataaattacaaaataatctaACTATGGTTAAAATGATGACcaattaaaatttgacacatcATAAAagataacttacatgttattttattgGAGATTGGATAGAATTTACTAACATCAAGATGCATATAATTAAATCGTTTTAATAAGTAGGGATTTTTCATGAACCTTTGAATTTAATCTAAAAACTCACTCGTTAAATTAATCATTAAGCTTTTTGAAATAATGTTTATCACATATAGATTTTTAAGTACAAACATAAAACACCTATAAAGTGAAGCTGAGAAGGAGAAAACGATATAACTAATACGTTATGTATATATGAATCAATTCATCATCGGGATAAAATATTGTTTAGACACAAATTTATATTTGACATTAATTTAATGGAGAATGCTAGGGAATTaaaatttctatttaatatagaaaatacaaaaattagaTAGTAAAtagtattattttatatataagattaaaacaataaaaaatgttgATCACTTAaaagttttttctttttaatttttttattaaaatttaaaaagtgttCTATCCgttaacattttaaaaaatatgaaaaaataaattatgtcaCGCATACAAGAATTATATAAACACTATAAagaaactaaagaaaaattaCTTATTTAGAAGTCTCTGGTACGTGTTGTAAGATGGATTAAGGACTTGTGAGCTGAAGTGACGGGGTGGGTGCTTGGCAAGGACACTCTGATACTCAAGTAAGAATACATTTATAAAGTATATGTGTGGAATGAAGAACGTAACTGAAGAATATCTGGCTTTTCTTTATATAATTCGAagcagttatcttatcttatatatcTTATCTATTAATATAAAAGggatatttaatttcaaattttgattttattaaatatttatctttAAAGATTATTATATAATCcaattaaaatttgacacatcATAAaaggtaacttacatgttattttattgAAAATTGGGTAGAATTTACTAACATTGAGATGCATATAATTAAATCGTTTTAATAAGTAGGGATTTTTCATGAACCTTTAAATTTAATCTAAAAACTTACTGGTTAAATTAATCATTAAGCTTTTTGAAATAATGTTTATCACATATAGATTTTCAAGTACAGATATAAAGCACCTATAAAGTGAAGCTGAGAAGGAGAAAACGATATAACTAATACGTTATGTATATATGAATCAATTCATCATCGGGATAAAATATTGTTTAGACACAAATTTATATTTGACATTAATTTAATGGAGAATGTTAGGGAATTAAAATTTCTGTTTAATatagaaaatacaaaaattagaTAGTAAATAgtattattttataaatataagattaaaacattaaaaaaatgttGACcacttaaaagtttttttttcaatttttttattaaaatttaaaaagtgttCTATCCgttaacattttaaaaaatatgaaaaaataaattgtgtcaCGCATACAAGAATTATATAAACACTATAAagaaactaaagaaaaattaCTTATTTAgaagtctctggtacgggttgtaAGATGGATTAGGGACTTGTGAGCTGAAGCGACGGGGTGGGTGCTTGGCAAGGACACTCCGATACTCAAGTAAGAATAGATTTATAAAGTATATGTGTGTGGAATGAAGAACGTAACTGAAGAATCTATGGCTTTTCTTTATATAATTCGAagcagttatcttatcttatatatcTTATCTATTAATATAAAAGggatatttaatttcaaattttgattttattaaatatttatctttaaagattattatataataaaaattaaaaaatataatttaatttaaacattttaaaaataatattaaatataattttttaaatatctaTCTTTTAGATAACAATATTTCATAACTTATTAAATATATTTTCGTCGTAATCTTATTCATGTTTAATTTGTTAGTGAAAAttagatataattttaattttaaaatttgttatatATAGCTATTTCAAAGCCCCTAATTTACTCTGCGccaaaaaattaaaactttacTTAGAACCGCCTTTTAGTTTCAGGGATTTCAGTTTTTTGAGTGCCTTCTCCCATGTATCACACCTAGTTACCTTATCAAAAATCCAACTTTCCTTATTAGAACCCTCAATTTTTGGTTCAGGGTCAGTTACGCTCTTCATCTCCTCCCTCCTACTCCGTGCTCCGCCGTTCGTCCTTCGCGCTCCTTCTGCGTGCTCTGCTTCCCGTCTGTGGTCGCCGCTGGTGCTTCGTGCTCGACGTTACAACCCTCACAATCTCAGACATTCGAACCTCTGGTCTTAGACATTCATCATTCCAGCTGCCAATCACACACCTCAGACCACCTACACCATTGTGACTCGCGCTTCAGGTAACAGCTTTATTTCAATCACGAACAACTGCTCTGCCTCCTGCATGTGGGCGCCTCCGTTGGTCTCAGAACTCGCACCCCCGCCAGACTCAAACACCGGGGGGAGTGTGGTGTGATGAACTGTGAGATTTGTTGTGCTTGTGCTTGTTATGTGTTGAATTTCTCGCTTCAATAAGTTTGTGTGCGtggtttgatttcttttattttttttctcttgtttttttCTCTTGTTGCCGAATTGGTTTCTTAATTGCTGAGTTACGGAGCTGTGTTCTCATTTTGAAGAACACAGTGAGTTCAACATTTTGATATTAAGATATGATTGGAGGCAGCTAGTGTTGATGCTTCTTATTGGTACTGAGCTGGTGACTACTACTTGATTATTTTAGGGGGTAATGATTATTTATTAGATTTTTCAATAGTTGAAATGTAACCATCAAGGCATTTTTGCACGAAATTCTTATAACAAAGTAGTTAATGCCAAGCTAATTTTGACTTAAGGATTTAGATTCTATAGCTATTCTTTGAACACATTTGGTGtagcattcatatatatatagagaCTGATCACATTAAAATACTTAGGGATCGGAGGGTGGATATAATAGGCTTTTCTTATAACTATATTAtcttattttttaagttttttcatGTCACAATCCTCAAACCCAATAGCTTACAAGCATTTATATTCCAACACCAAAAAAGGAATACGCTTCAATTTTAGGTACAAGCTAAGGTTAGAGAGTGATTATTATTAAGAGAGCAtaaatttcttattatttttgatTTATGAATTTTTGAGTGTCAAATTGAAGAGGGTTTTCATTTTAGTTTCTGATTTATGAATTTGATTTCAATTATTTAGTCTTACTTTAGAGGCTATGAGCTTCGAGCTGCTTTGCAGAGATGTTGATGTGGTTAACACTTGGGTGAATAGGTGCCACTATGTGGTGTTTATGTGCTGCCATGCATTAGTGTCTACAGTGGCTGAAATTTAACAATTTGTTTGCTCCATTTCTCTGGAGTTAAAAGTGTAACTATTTACAATAGTTATCTAGCATTACAGGCATAGGATAAATCTCTCTATTGTTATTTGTACTGTAAATTAACGTAATTGGTAAACTGATACTTGAGTACAATATACGGATGCATGTTTTTCCATTGTTGATTTCACAATGTATGTGGTTTAATTTGACTTCTCTTAGCGTTTTTTTCCATTTGTAGCTTATTTGTTCAGTTATTGTGTTTCATGCTTGTTGAATTTTacaacattaattgttgattgagAAGTTTCCCATGAGTTCTGCATGTTGTTATTTATGCTATCTGTTGTTAAGAATTCAATGTTATAAAACCCTGGTTAAGGTGCAACACCAGCTGTCtgtctaaaatttttttagtcaTTATGTGAACTTATATTTTAATTAACAGATCTGAAAGGGCAACTTTTGATGAGTTTCACATGATCTGATTTTTAACCAAGTTTGGTATAAATGTACAATACAAAATACAATTAAATAAAGACTAAATTCTTGAAATAGTAGGGCATTTAATCTAGATTTTGTTTAAGATAATGCTTAGATTTGTTTGATCCCAATCAATGTCTCCCTGAGCCTATAACTGCCAAATGAAACCTTTGTCGGAATTTGTTAGGTACCAaggttttaataaataataatatatcatGTAATTATGTAGTATTATATAAATAAACCCAGATGCTTACTTGGTAAGAACTTATATTCATTTAATTCTCAATATTCCTGCAGCTTAAGCATTTCATACTcattttttcttccttctttccttAGTTGCTTTCATAAACATATAATGAATACAATGTGATCAATTAGCACACCGATAATAAAAGAAGATCAATAAAAACAGGAAAGCGGGAGTTTAAGTTGTGAACCCCTTTGTGAATTGTTTAAATTTGTtaaccttttgattatatcttttGTATGGCTTCTTTTTAGAAAAGCGGGAGTCAGTAACAATTTACACGCACACATACTTTAGTGAAGACTACGACATAATCATGCATTCTTATGAAGAAGGGAATAAAAAGGTATTTATGACTGGAATTTTGTTGTTAAAACACCTAGCGTTGTATTATGTGATTATTTGATGTAATTGAATTATAATTATGGTTTTCTTTATTGTGATTATAGTTTAATGGTTGAATTTACTTTGATTATGTCTGTGTTGCGATTATTGTTTTGGTTGAATTGAGTGCTTGTAAATGAACTATGTTGCTGCCTTGTTAGAATTGGTAAACGAGAAACTAGGAGGAACTTATTGAGTTACAAGAATGATATTACTAAGAGTAACATGAATAAGTTATAAATTAATTACTAGTATTTTCTATTTCCTAAAGCATAGTAGTTTATTACTAAAGCATAGTAGCACTTTATCTTACCTCCTAATTGATTATTTTGGTAGTTAAGTATTATTttacattgttattattttaattcttttgaTGATGTACATGTTAATAGAATTTAACTGCAATGTCTTACTAATCTTATAAATATTTGTTGTTTTAGACGTTAggttctaaaaaaaataaaaaaaacttgtCAATTAAAGTACAAAAGTCTGGTAACAAGGAGGTGATTAGTGCACACAAAACTAAGCATTCACACCTTAAGCCTACAAAATCACGAGCTCCAATTCCTTCACATGTATCTAAAAAGCCTTCAGCACTGTCACCCTCTTCTTCGCAGCCACCACAAAAATTCAAGAGAAATTTATTATCTTCCCATGCCGATCatacaccatcaccatcaccatcaccatcaccaactGAATCACCATACTGTTCACCTATCCAACCTCAATCATTTCATAATGCTCCTAATAATGAACGAAATTTACATCATGCTCACTCATCAGATGAAAATCATCACGATGGATCTCTTTCTCAAGAAGGTGAACTTGTCACTCAAGAAGGGCTCTTGAAAATAGAGCCTTTTGGCAATGAGTAAGTACAACAATCAGTTTTCTGTTTTAGCGTTCTctctatattatttttattgtgaaTACATGTGTAATTACTCATTATTTGAACTTCTTATAGGTTTAATCCATGTACTGCTGTTCGTCATGTAACAAATGCCATTAAAAGCAAATTTTCAGAATTCTGCCTTTCCTGGAAACATGCTAGTGAGCAAATGTGAGATTTGTGGTTTACTGAATTTAAGGTAAgtatttattatcattttttttgttattttgatatTATACATAGCGGGTAATTCAATGTAtatgtttgttttcttttatagaaAAATTGTATGTGGGAACCTCAACACAATGCAAGAATTCGTCAAATTTTTGAGATTAAAGGGAGTGATCGATTAAGATCGTTGATGAATCAGGAGAGACGCAATTATTCAAAAGACCCTAACTATGTACCAAAATATATTCCTGAACCCGTTTGGCGTCAACTATTACATTATTTTGCTAcatattcgaaatttaagaacTGGTCAGCAGCAAATACTGTGAATCGAGCATCAAATGCTGGAAGTTCTATGCATACTGGTGGTTCCATATCTATGGGTGAATATGCACGCAGAATGGTAAGATAAAAATAGTTTATTTATAGTCTTGTTCTTATTATTGTTGCAatgttttcttattcttttttctttcctaTCGATTAAAACTGTTATATTATAGGAAAAAGCTACGGGAGTAAAACCTTCTCTAGAGGAGGTTTATACTAAATGCCACACCAAAAAAGACAAAAGTTAGATTGATGAAAGATCTGAGAAAGTCATTGTATGTGATGCTAgtttgttctttttgtttttttcaattGCTAATTTTCACTATATGTTAGTATTTGTTCATGGCATATTTAgttgcaattaacatgaattgaTTTTGTAGGGTGAATTCAAAAAGCGAAAGACAGAACTTTCTCAAGTAGCTTTATCCTTGGATAATGAGGGAGATATTGAGGCAACTAAGGAAGGCCTAGATATACCAGATGATTATACTGTTTGgaacgaagttgtgacaaagggaAAAAAGAAAGCTGCCTTTGGTTTAGGTTCTTTTGGTTTAGATCTCTCTTCAAAGTTGGATTCCAGAAATTGTTCAGAGACATCCAAAGACAAtctaaatattgagcaagaacTTCACATGTGGAAAGAAAAGGCAAAAGAGCAGGAAATGATCAATGAAGAGCAAAATGTTAAGTTGAAAGATGCTGAGCACAAGTTAAAAGATCAAGGACGTCAACTAAAAGTTCAACAGAAAAGAATTGGTTCTACTGAAAAGACAATTCATGCTTTGTATAAAAAGTTGAATCTGCCACTTCCTTCAACCTTGTCTGATCCTACGGAAGATGAGCTTGGGACAGGCTCTAGTGATGATAACATGAGTGATTGATATTTGGAGTATATATTTTTTCTGATTTAGATTAAGGAATTTTTAGGTGATTTAGTTAGTACATTTTATTTTACTCATGATATATGACCTTTTTAAAGGCTTTCTTTGTTTTAgtttaagtttttttttcttattttagttttattacatttatggacaaaagtattttaataataaatatttttttaacactttTATGTTAATTAACTTTTTCATGATTTTATTATGTGTTTAGAATTTGGATGATGTAATATGAAAAAATGATTATGATGGTCTTAATATAGAAAAAAGATCGAAtacaatttattttctaaaatatttatctattaaatagcaaattattttgtgtgaaaattatttgaaatattatattaaatttgtagaaaatttgtgtgaaaatatttttttgttttgtatgaaatttgtttcaaatacataaattttttaatttaaatttgtctgaaa is from Arachis ipaensis cultivar K30076 chromosome B01, Araip1.1, whole genome shotgun sequence and encodes:
- the LOC107631800 gene encoding uncharacterized protein LOC107631800, encoding MWEPQHNARIRQIFEIKGSDRLRSLMNQERRNYSKDPNYVPKYIPEPVWRQLLHYFATYSKFKNWSAANTVNRASNAGSSMHTGGSISMGEYARRMGEFKKRKTELSQVALSLDNEGDIEATKEGLDIPDDYTVWNEVVTKGKKKAAFGLGSFGLDLSSKLDSRNCSETSKDNLNIEQELHMWKEKAKEQEMINEEQNVKLKDAEHKLKDQGRQLKVQQKRIGSTEKTIHALYKKLNLPLPSTLSDPTEDELGTGSSDDNMSD